One window of bacterium genomic DNA carries:
- a CDS encoding thiamine pyrophosphate-dependent enzyme has protein sequence MKEKNKPTYAQLERLDRVYGLVDRSLHVFTGEHPSWEWIDVPSSCALGLAPEQHLELYGFMLLTRATDEKLRTLSLQGLAFGKHLMSSGNEAVSVGAAYALRKSDWFTIAIRDLGALLTRGLTPGQVIAQACGRVDGPTKGWDGSLHLGSREHCIVPLISHLPMVPVATGCAFFETYTGGDGVALAFCGDGATSTGDFAATLNIASVKRLPLVVVIENNQWAFGTPNALQFAPPTKILTALGYGKGVEGYLIDGMNVLTVLGTVQKAVERARHERVITVIEALSMRLEGHSLADPFRTYVPETELTRWKARDPLKIYREFLLKEGIADERNLEILEDGVKRRIVQAVAFAEQSPLPDAMNIESAVFSPTPAHPVVLSEPPKPNPGEEARYLTYHDAISEALAEETKRNPDLFHIGEDIGVSDGPFKITKGFSKLFDGYDWQMLSKNPETRHLLAMLQRRVIDSPLSEAGMCAFAAGAAIRGLWAVVELQYADFATEAVKWIGNHLATQSVHGMSPLHIVFRLPAGWTNHSGPYHSLNPEPLFANFPGLKIVSPITAFDAKGLFNAAIRDGNPVLFLEYKGYYNVPLEKLPNELNLPVPKKEHDYVVPIGKARVVREGTALTVVTFGSQIFRVLEAISELEKERPGVSIEVIDLRSLVPFDKECILASVKKTARVLVTCEAPLTGCFGNTIATYLQDAAFGYLGAPVKLLAAADTPVPFSPPLEEAHLPTAAKVKSSMSDLLDFEF, from the coding sequence ATGAAGGAGAAAAACAAGCCGACCTACGCCCAGCTCGAGCGTTTGGATCGGGTATACGGTCTTGTTGACCGTTCGCTTCATGTCTTTACCGGCGAACATCCGTCGTGGGAGTGGATCGACGTACCAAGTTCCTGTGCGCTGGGTCTTGCGCCCGAACAGCACCTTGAACTTTACGGATTCATGTTGCTTACGCGCGCGACCGATGAGAAGTTACGAACGCTCTCGCTGCAGGGGCTTGCGTTCGGAAAACATCTCATGTCGAGCGGTAATGAAGCGGTAAGCGTGGGCGCAGCCTATGCGTTGCGGAAAAGCGATTGGTTCACCATTGCCATTCGTGACTTGGGAGCGCTTCTTACACGCGGACTTACCCCCGGGCAAGTTATCGCACAGGCATGCGGCAGGGTAGACGGTCCGACCAAAGGATGGGACGGAAGTTTGCATTTGGGATCGAGAGAGCATTGCATTGTGCCGCTCATCAGCCACCTGCCCATGGTTCCCGTGGCCACCGGTTGCGCGTTCTTCGAAACATATACGGGAGGCGATGGCGTTGCTCTGGCGTTCTGCGGAGATGGCGCTACCAGCACTGGAGATTTCGCCGCAACGCTGAATATCGCGTCTGTGAAGCGCTTGCCGTTGGTTGTGGTCATCGAGAACAACCAGTGGGCGTTCGGCACGCCAAATGCCTTGCAATTCGCTCCCCCTACGAAGATCCTCACGGCGCTTGGATACGGGAAGGGTGTTGAGGGGTATCTTATCGATGGCATGAACGTGCTTACGGTTCTGGGAACGGTGCAAAAAGCCGTTGAACGCGCGCGGCATGAGCGTGTTATTACGGTCATTGAGGCGCTCTCCATGCGTCTTGAAGGGCACTCGCTCGCAGACCCGTTCAGGACGTATGTTCCGGAAACGGAACTTACTCGATGGAAGGCACGGGACCCGCTTAAGATTTATCGAGAATTTCTTCTCAAGGAAGGTATCGCCGATGAGCGGAATCTAGAAATTCTTGAGGATGGTGTGAAACGCCGGATCGTTCAAGCCGTCGCCTTTGCGGAGCAAAGTCCGCTACCGGACGCCATGAATATTGAAAGTGCGGTTTTCTCTCCCACACCCGCACATCCGGTAGTGTTAAGCGAGCCTCCAAAACCAAATCCAGGGGAGGAAGCGCGATATCTCACGTATCACGATGCGATAAGCGAGGCGCTCGCAGAAGAGACAAAGCGCAATCCCGACCTGTTCCACATCGGTGAGGATATCGGCGTCTCCGACGGTCCTTTCAAGATCACGAAAGGCTTCTCAAAGCTCTTTGACGGGTATGACTGGCAGATGTTAAGCAAGAATCCGGAAACCCGACATCTTCTGGCGATGTTACAACGCCGTGTCATCGATTCGCCACTTTCGGAAGCGGGTATGTGCGCTTTTGCGGCCGGAGCCGCTATTCGCGGCCTCTGGGCGGTCGTGGAGCTTCAATACGCCGATTTTGCGACAGAAGCGGTAAAATGGATAGGGAATCATCTTGCAACGCAGAGTGTTCATGGTATGAGTCCCTTGCACATCGTGTTCCGCTTGCCCGCCGGGTGGACGAACCATAGTGGGCCCTATCACTCGCTCAATCCCGAGCCGCTTTTTGCGAACTTTCCGGGGCTGAAGATCGTCTCTCCCATCACCGCTTTTGACGCAAAGGGACTATTCAATGCCGCTATCCGCGACGGCAATCCGGTGCTGTTTCTTGAATACAAAGGGTATTACAATGTTCCTTTGGAGAAACTGCCGAATGAACTCAACCTGCCTGTTCCCAAAAAAGAGCATGATTACGTAGTACCCATCGGCAAGGCGAGAGTTGTGCGTGAGGGGACGGCGCTCACTGTCGTGACATTCGGCTCGCAGATCTTCCGGGTCCTTGAAGCGATTTCGGAACTGGAAAAGGAAAGACCGGGCGTTTCCATAGAGGTCATTGACCTGCGGTCTTTGGTGCCGTTCGACAAAGAATGCATTTTGGCTTCCGTCAAAAAAACAGCCCGGGTGCTTGTTACTTGCGAAGCACCGCTTACCGGATGCTTTGGGAATACTATTGCTACCTATTTACAGGATGCGGCATTTGGATATTTGGGCGCGCCGGTAAAACTTCTAGCCGCCGCAGATACCCCGGTGCCATTCTCTCCGCCGCTCGAGGAAGCGCATCTTCCCACGGCCGCAAAGGTTAAAAGCTCCATGTCCGATTTGCTGGACTTCGAGTTCTGA
- a CDS encoding site-2 protease family protein: MFATIFIFIALIAVLIMVHEAGHFFTAKKAGIKVEEFGFGFPPRIFGIQRGETLYSLNLIPLGGFVKIFGEEGEYTEDSRSFSNRTAGVRSLIISAGVLMNMALAMVLFSAGHMIGLPTILEDGASEKNFTRVQIQVIEIASESPAMTSGLAIGDVIVSIDGKRFDAIDGLRGYVDARRGKEISIEVLHDGVSKILAASPRENPPEGEGPLGFAMVKTAIEKLSWHQAIGRGIKDSFVLAWLFLKALGDLFLGLFTTGKISGDVTGPVGIAVLTGRVVKLGIAHLLQFAGVISVNLALINIFPIPALDGGRLLFILLEKLKGRPIPRLVEQKIHQVSFVVLLTLMLLVTVRDVVRLF; this comes from the coding sequence ATGTTTGCCACTATTTTCATATTTATCGCGCTTATTGCCGTTTTGATCATGGTCCATGAAGCCGGTCATTTTTTTACGGCAAAAAAAGCCGGCATAAAGGTGGAAGAGTTCGGGTTCGGCTTTCCCCCACGGATTTTTGGCATACAAAGAGGAGAGACTCTTTATTCGCTCAACTTGATACCGCTTGGGGGATTTGTGAAGATTTTTGGGGAGGAAGGGGAGTATACGGAAGACTCGCGGAGTTTCTCGAACCGTACAGCAGGTGTACGTTCATTGATCATCTCCGCGGGGGTTTTAATGAATATGGCGCTTGCGATGGTATTGTTCTCTGCCGGGCATATGATAGGCCTGCCGACTATTCTTGAGGATGGCGCGTCGGAAAAGAATTTTACGCGTGTGCAGATACAGGTTATCGAGATAGCTTCGGAGTCTCCGGCAATGACATCGGGGCTTGCAATAGGCGATGTTATCGTGAGCATCGACGGAAAGCGTTTTGATGCGATTGACGGCTTACGCGGCTATGTGGATGCTCGGCGCGGGAAAGAGATATCTATCGAAGTTTTGCACGACGGTGTTTCCAAAATACTCGCCGCATCTCCCCGTGAAAATCCTCCGGAGGGAGAGGGGCCATTAGGATTTGCAATGGTAAAAACGGCAATTGAAAAATTGTCCTGGCATCAGGCTATCGGGCGCGGAATTAAAGACTCATTTGTGCTCGCGTGGCTTTTTCTGAAAGCTCTTGGCGATCTGTTTCTCGGACTTTTCACCACAGGAAAAATATCGGGAGACGTTACGGGACCGGTGGGCATTGCTGTCCTTACCGGCCGGGTGGTGAAGCTCGGCATTGCGCATCTTTTGCAATTTGCGGGAGTTATTTCGGTGAACCTCGCTCTCATCAACATATTTCCCATACCGGCGCTTGATGGCGGAAGACTGCTTTTTATCCTGTTGGAAAAACTGAAAGGGCGTCCCATCCCGCGCCT